One Chordicoccus furentiruminis DNA window includes the following coding sequences:
- a CDS encoding DNA-deoxyinosine glycosylase, whose protein sequence is MRTEPVFVTHGFGPFFRPDSRWLILGSFPSVRSREASFYYAHPRNRFWKILAAVFEDGVPEETEAKQAFLIRHRVALYDVIESCRITGSSDSSIRDVTVTDLRPVLAGSGVGDRVFANGARAFDLYMRWQYPVTGIHPVKLPSSSPANAAWPLDRLTGVWRGALKGVV, encoded by the coding sequence ATGCGGACAGAGCCGGTTTTTGTCACTCATGGGTTCGGGCCGTTTTTCCGCCCGGATTCCCGCTGGCTGATTCTGGGCAGCTTCCCTTCGGTGCGCTCCCGGGAGGCCAGCTTCTACTACGCGCATCCCCGGAACCGTTTCTGGAAAATTCTCGCGGCGGTCTTTGAGGACGGCGTACCGGAGGAGACGGAGGCGAAGCAGGCGTTTCTGATCCGGCACCGCGTGGCGCTCTATGACGTGATCGAGAGCTGCCGGATCACAGGCTCCTCGGACAGCAGCATCCGGGACGTGACCGTGACGGATCTCCGACCGGTTCTCGCCGGTTCCGGCGTGGGGGACCGTGTCTTCGCCAACGGCGCGCGTGCCTTTGACCTGTATATGCGTTGGCAGTATCCTGTGACCGGAATCCATCCGGTAAAGCTGCCTTCCTCGTCTCCGGCCAACGCCGCCTGGCCGCTGGACCGCCTGACCGGCGTCTGGCGCGGCGCGCTGAAGGGCGTTGTGTGA
- a CDS encoding LacI family DNA-binding transcriptional regulator: MNIGDIAEMAGVSRAAVSRYLNNGYISEEKKERIREAIEKTGYKPSVMAQTLRTKKTRLVGVILPRIHSDSISSIVEGIGTRLNAGGYDMLLATTENDPSRELDFLRIFSNHRVDGVILLATVITKEHRKLLREMKVPVVLVGQSLSGVSCIYHDDLHAGEELTRLMLQSGRKHIGYIGVLKEDVAVGQHRREGYLSAMEAAGLAVTDAMTVTADFSVASGFDRMKQLLFQYPEVDGVIGATDSIALGAMNCLKAAGRRVPEDVAVAGFGDNRIARVTTPTLSTVHFHYKESGGTAAGKMIELMEGRAHATMEIRLGYEVIRRDSIA, from the coding sequence ATGAATATCGGTGATATCGCAGAGATGGCAGGCGTCTCACGGGCCGCCGTATCCCGCTATCTGAACAACGGCTATATCAGTGAGGAGAAGAAGGAAAGGATCCGCGAGGCGATCGAGAAGACGGGCTACAAGCCGTCTGTGATGGCGCAGACGCTTCGGACGAAGAAGACGAGGCTGGTCGGCGTCATTTTGCCGCGGATTCATTCCGACTCGATCTCCAGTATCGTTGAGGGGATCGGGACGAGGCTGAACGCGGGCGGATACGACATGCTGCTGGCGACGACGGAAAACGATCCTTCGAGGGAACTCGATTTCCTGCGGATCTTTTCCAATCACCGGGTGGACGGCGTGATTCTGCTCGCCACCGTCATCACGAAGGAGCACAGGAAGCTGCTCCGCGAGATGAAGGTCCCGGTGGTGCTGGTCGGGCAGAGTCTCTCCGGCGTCTCCTGCATTTACCATGATGACCTTCACGCGGGGGAGGAGCTCACCCGTCTGATGCTGCAGAGCGGACGGAAGCATATCGGCTACATCGGCGTGCTGAAGGAGGATGTGGCCGTGGGGCAGCATCGCCGCGAGGGATATCTCAGCGCGATGGAGGCGGCCGGCCTGGCGGTGACGGACGCGATGACGGTGACCGCGGACTTCTCGGTGGCCTCCGGCTTTGACCGGATGAAGCAGCTGCTCTTCCAGTATCCGGAGGTGGACGGTGTGATCGGCGCGACGGACAGCATCGCGCTCGGCGCCATGAACTGTCTGAAGGCGGCGGGGCGCCGCGTTCCGGAGGATGTGGCGGTGGCGGGCTTCGGCGACAACCGGATCGCCCGTGTTACGACGCCGACGCTTTCAACCGTGCATTTCCATTATAAGGAGAGCGGAGGAACAGCCGCCGGCAAGATGATCGAGCTGATGGAAGGACGCGCGCACGCGACGATGGAGATCCGGCTCGGTTATGAGGTGATCCGGCGGGATTCCATTGCGTGA